TGAAAGCAGTCATCCTTGCAGCAGGTATCGGCAGTAGGCTCAGCAGACCTTTTCCGAAATCTCTTTCGGTATTGCCCTACGGGGAAACCATCCTCGGTCGACAGGTCAGGATTCTTAAGGATCTTGGGGTAAAGGAAATAATCATTGTCGTAGGCTTTAAAATGACCCTGATTATGGAAAACTTCCCCGAAGTATACTATAGGTACAATCCCAACTACTACATCACCAACACGTCCAAAAGTCTCCTATGTGCTATTGAAGATCTTGATGACGACGTCCTGTGGATGAACGGCGATGTTGTTTTTGATAAAGCTATTATTCGCGAAATTTTAGAAATTAAAGATGAAAATTTTGTCTGCGTTGACTGCAAATCCTGCGGTGAAGAAGAAGTCAAATATACTCGCGACGCAGACGGTTATATCAATGAAATTTCCAAACTAGTCAAAAATGCGGAAGGGGAAGCTGTCGGAATCAATATGATCCGCAAAAAAGACCTCAAAACATATGCGGATGCACTGCGCAAGTGCGAAGAGCAGGACTATTTTGAAAAAGGTATTGAAATAATTATCCATGACGGAATCAAAATTAAGCCTGTGGATATCTCAGACCACAAATGTATAGAAGTAGATTTTGAAGAAGACTGGATTTCAGCTCAAGAAAACTTCCAGACACGCGATAACAAATAACTTTAAGCATCGGACAATTTAACATGCAGATAGCAATCATCCCTGCTCGCGGCGGGAGCAAACGTATTCCTAAAAAATCAATCCGCCCTTTTCTGGGAAAACCTCTCATTGCCTATGCCATTGAAGCCGCCCGCAAGAGCGGCTTTTTTGATCACATCATAGTGAGTACTGACAGCGAAGAATTTGCTGAAGTAGCGATAGAAAACGGAGCAGAAGCTCCGTTTTTACGTCCAGCAAAGCTTGCTGACGATTTTGCCGCGACTGCTCCGGTAATAGAGCACGCGCTGGGCTGGGTAAAAGAAAACCTAGGTGAACCGGATAGATTCTGTCAATTTTATGCCAACCCTTTTGTAACCGCTGAAAATATAACCGGCGGTTACAAGCTGCTCCGTGAAAAAAAGGCAAACTGCGTTCTTGGAGTAACAGAATTCGCATACCCCATACTTCGCTCTTTCAAAATTAATGATCAGGGCGGCGTGGAATATGCTTTCCCGGAATATGCCTCAAGCAGGTCACAGGATTTACCTACATTTTTCCATGATGCGGCCCAGTTTTACTGGCATGAACTGACAGACATTCCTGAAGACCGTAAAGCCGGATTAAATCTGCCGTACTTCCTACCGCGCCACATGGCCGTGGATATTGATACAAAGGAAGATTGGGAAATTGCCGAGCGGTTATATAAGGCTTTTGTTCTTAATGCGTAAGCCAGTTAAAATTGCATTCTTTTGCGAAGGGACCCCTGAAAGGGGGTTTGGGCATGTCGGAAGATGTTTAGCACTTAGCGCAGCATTCAGAGAGGATCATGGTAGTAACTGTCTGTTTGTGTTTAAGGGCAGTGAATCCGCCCGTAGTAAAATCTGTGAAGCGGCTTTTGAAGTCGTAGAAATCTCAGATTTCGAATCGTATGTGTTTTCAGACGAAGATGCCGTTGTTCTGGACCTGCTCATTCCTCTGGCAGATGACTTCTTCGCAAATGCAAAATCTAGAAATGTGCTCATATGTACTATCGACGATCCCACACCAAACCGTTTAAAAAGTGAATTGGCTTTTTACCCACCTGTCCCGCAAGTCCGCGATCTGAGCTGGAAAAATTTCTCTGGAGATCTTTTTTGCGGTTGGGACTACATTCCTCTCCGCAAGGAATTTTCTAAAATCACAAATCTGCCCCCAATAATTTCAGACAAGGAAAAATCTTCCATACCTGAGCTGCTTATAACAGCAGGAGGAAGTGATCCGGCTGAACTGACTTTAAAAATTTTACACGTCTTAACTTCCCTTAACGAGCCGTGGCATGCAAAAATAGTCATTGGCCCTATGTTCAAAAATCTGGACAAAATCAAAGGGATAGCGGTAGAGCTTGGAGACAGGATTAAACTTGTGGGCAATGTTGAATCCATGTCCCGACTAATGAGTCAAAGCGACTTAGCTATAGCTTCATTCGGCATGACGGCTTATGAGCTGGTAGCCTGCAGAACACCGCAGTTGTTGCTCTGCCTGACGGATGATCACGCCAGCTCGGCATCAGCCTTGCATGACACCGGAGCAGCAATCTCTCTCGGCAGATATGATCTTGTTACAAAGCAAAAGCTTACAGAGACCTTGCTTAAATTTATTTCTGATAGAAATTTACGGGCAAAAATGGTTGCGAGTGCCGAAAGACTTAATATTGGGCGCGGAGCCGCTAATATTGCCGAGATCATAATCAAACGACTTAAGTCCAAAAGAATTGGTGATATAAAGTGAGTGATAAAAAGAACTGGAACGACCACGAAGGAACTGTCCTGCACAGCGTGGACGGTTTTGACGTAATAGACTGCAAATTATGCGGTTTCAAACACATCATTCCTATCCCTAGTGAGGATGAACTTCGTAAGATTTACAAGCATGATTACCACGTAAAAGACAAGCCGTTGATGCTTGAGCATCAGCTTGAAGACCGAGAGTGGCTGGACTCTATCAATGATGCACGGCTTGAAACTCTGGAAAAAATTTTAGGCAGAGCAGGTAGTTTTTTAGACATAGGTTCCGGCAACGGATTCCTGCTCAGTCAGGCAAAAAATCGTGGATGGACAGTTAAAGGAATTGAACCTTCCGACAAAGCCGCAGAGTATTCATACTCACAAGGACTTGACGTTGATTGCGCCGTTTTTGATCAAGAATGTGCAAACCGTTTAGAGAAATTCGATGTGGTTCACCTTGGCGATGTGATGGAACATGTTCCGTCTCCAAGCGCAATACTTAACCTTTGCAATCATGTTCTGCGATCTGGCGGACTCATAGCTATCGGAGTTCCGAATGAATACACTCCAGTTCAAAAAATTTTAAACGAAGATATGGATGTACGCCCTTGGTGGATAGCTCCTCCGCATCATCTCAATTACTTTGATAAAGAGTCGCTTGAAGGATTGCTCTCACGCCACGGCTTTACTCCATGCCATAGTGAAGTGTCGTTTCCAATGGAACTATTCCTGCTTATGGGTAAAAATTACTTAGACGACCCTAAGCTGGGACGAGACTTCCACGCCATGCGCAAACAACTTGAGCTGAATCTGACTAAAAGCGGCAATAGAGCTTTTCTGGATAAACTTTACGGGTGTTTTGCTGAAGCTGGAATAGGACGAACCATGCTTGTTATTGCACAAAAGAATTTCGAACAGGAATAAAATTAAATGAATAGATTAGAAAATAAAATAGCTCTGGTCACAGGCGGCGGACGTGGAATAGGCAAGGCTATCAGCGCCAAACTTGCTGAAAACGGCGCAGAAGTAATTCTCACATGGGTATCAGATAGCAAAAGTGCAGATGAAACCGTCAGCGCAATCATTAAAAACGGCGGCAAGGGACGTGCGCTCCAGCTTGAAGTCAGTGACGAATCTTCTGTTAACGCAGTTGTCGCTGATATATCTGAAAAAGAAGGACGGCTGGATATTCTGGTAAATAATGCCGGAATTAATAACCCGACTGATTTTGATAAAATCACCTCTGAGGACTGGGATAGAATTTTAAATGTAAACCTCAAAGGACCGTTCCTTTGTACACAGCGCTGCCTTGAACTGCTCAAAAAAAGTAAAGCCGGAAGTATAATAAACATCGGATCAGTCAGCGGTCAGTACGGCGGACCTAGAACTGCCCACTACGCGGCAAGCAAAGCCGGACTCATCTCACTTGGGCAGGTCGCAGCCAGATTCGGAGCCGAGTGGAACATCCGCTGCAATACAATCGCCGCAGGTCTCATTGCTTCTGAAATGGCTAAAGCAGGGCTTAAAGATCCTGCTGTTCAAAAAGCGGCTGAAAGTGTGATCATGAAAAGATTCGGCGCAACATCAGAAGTTGCAGACACAGTTGTATATCTGGCTTCAGATGACTCTTCATACATTACAGCTCAGACAATCAGCGTCAACGGCGGCCTTTATTTTTAATGATTGCGGTTTAAAGGAGAAACAATGAACACGTCTAAATATGATGAACTTGAAAAATTTGCTGCAAAACTCAGAAAATCCATCATCATAATGAATTGCCATGCAGGCTCAGGTCATCCGGGCGGTTCACTTTCCTGTGTGGAAATCATCAGCTGGCTTTATTGCAACGAAATGAACTACTGCACAGAAAATATGAATGACCCGGGCCGTGACAGATTTATACTGTCTAAAGGACACTCCTGCCTTTCTCTTTACGCCGCTCTTGCTGAAAAAGGTTTCTTTTCAAAAGAAGAATTTAAAACTCTGCGCCATGCCGGAGGGATGCTGCAAGGTCACCCTGACCGCTTGAAAACCCCCGGGGTTGAATTCAACTCAGGTTCGCTTGGGCAGGGATTCTCTTTTGCTCTCGGGTGCGCTCTTGGAGCCAAAAGAGCAGGAAGAAAAAGCCGTATATATGCTCTGCTCGGAGACGGCGAACTCAATGAAGGTCAAATATGGGAAGGATGCATGTTCGCAGCTCACCACAATCTCGACAACATGGTTGCTATTGTTGATTACAACAAACTTCAAAGTGACGACCTTAACACCAAGATTACTGCTATCGAGCCGTTAAACGACAAATTCAAAGCCTTCGGCTGGCATGTAATCGAAATTGACGGTCACGATTTCCGCGAAATTTCAAATGCATTCACAAGAGCAAGAGCTATGGCCGGAAAACCGACCATGATCATCGCCCATACCGTTAAAGGAAAAGGGGTTTCATACATGGAAAATGTGCCAAAATGGCACGGCAGCCTCTGCCCGACCGGAAAAGAAAGAGAATGCGCAATGCGTGAATGCGGCTGCGAGGAGTTAATATAATGGAAAATATGAGAGATGCTTTCGGCAAGGTGCTGACAGAACTTGCAGGAGTGCGGGATGATTTTGTAGTTCTTGACGCAGACGTTGCCGGGGGAACCGGAACATACCATTTTCGCGAGGCATATCCAGACAGATTTATCCAATGCGGAATTGCTGAACAGAATATGTTTTCAATGGCAGCAGGTCTTGCCGAATCAGGAATTATCCCCATTGTTACCTGCTACGCAGTGTTTGCATCTATGCGTGCACTGGAACAAGCCAGAAACTCTATCGCCTATCCTGAATTCAATGTAAAAATTGCTGCAAGTCACCTCGGGCTGGACGTAGGCCCTGACGGAGCAACTCATCAGGCTCTTGAAGATATCGCCATATATCGCAGTATTCCTAAAATGAGTGTTGTATCCCCTGCCGATCCGGTAGAACTGAGAGCAGTTATGCCTTATCTGCTAGACACTACAGGGCCGCTATACCTTCGGACAGGACGCAGTCCGTTGCCTAATGTTTTTGACGAAAACACAATTTTTGAACACGGCAAAGCTCAAGTTTTACGCGAAGGCAGTGATGCAACCATTATGGCAGTCGGAGTCATGGTACACCGCGCCATGAAAGCCGCTGAAACCCTCGCAAAAGAAGGCATATCCTGCCGCGTACTGAACATGTCTTGGCTTAAACCCATGGACGAAGCGGCTGTCACTAAAGCTGCAATAGAAACAGGCGCAATAGTAACTTGTGAAGATCATAATAAATACGGCGGACTCGGCGGCGCTGTAATGGAAATAGTTTGCGAAAACGCTCCTGTTCCTGTTGAACGCGTAGCTGTGGATGACATTTTCGGAGCATCCGGTGAACCGGAAGATCTGGCTAAAGCATATGGGCTTATGCCTGAAGATATTGTTAAGGCTGTGCGTAAGGTAATTAAACGTAAAGCATAAAAATGAAAAAAAAGCGTTTACTCATCATAGGAACAGCTCAGCAGGCATACATACAGGACTACCTTGCAAAAGTAGACCTCATCACCACAGACGTCCATCTTCTGGTTCCTGAGCGTGACAGAGGAGCATACGGACCGCAAAAGGTCAGTTACTTCAGCGGCATCTTTCACCCGCTGTTTCTGCCGCTGCTTAAAGTAATGCTTACCTTCAGACCTGATGAAGCTGTTGTAGTTTGCGGCATGACCTATGATCACGATAACGTAGTTAAGGCGGTCAGCTTTTATTCATCTTTTAAAAAGTTAGAAGTCAAATTTTCTGTGAGAAATAACGAAGAACTTGCAGGAAAAGAACTTCACCCTTCCGCACCGAAAGAAATACTTAAATGGATAGGATTAGGGACTATTGCGCTGTTAATCAGAGTAATTTCCCCGTTCAAAAAAATCAGAGTTGGTGAAATTTATTCTGTGAGACTTGGTCATCTGGCAATGGACAGTGAAATTTATCTCTCTGAAGTTGACGCAGGATATCATGATAATTGTTATGACCTCTTTTGTTTTAAAGACAATAAAGTAGCAAACAGGACTCTTGCAAATCTTTTTTGTAAGCAAATGAAAGTACACAGGTTAAATTTATATCTTCTTGACGCAATTCGAAGATTTAACCTTCACGCGAAACATGAAATAGCAATGAACACCCACATCGTTGCATCCGGCAGAGATGCTGATTGCGTAATGCAACTGACAGATAATCATATCGCCTTTTCTCCAAAACAGGAAAAGGCAGGAATTGAAAATCTTAGAGATCTAGGACTTCCTCCGAAAAAAGAACATGTTTGCATTTTTGGAAGGGACTCAGTTTTCCTCAGTGGTTCTGACCCCAAAAAGAGCGATGCTGACATGCAGGAAGTCCGCGATATGCACATAAGGACTTTCAAACCCAGCGTAGAAGAACTACTACGCATGGATTATAATGTTATACGCATGGGCAGTGCGGTCAAAGAACCTCTTGAAATCAGTCATCCCAATTTTCTGGATTATGCAACAAGCGGCAAGCGAACAGACTTCATGGATGTTTACCTCTCGGCTAAATGTAAATTTTTCGTAGGTGTTCAGAGCGGGCTGATGCATATCCCCATGATTTTCCGTGTGCCTTGCCTGAGCGTGAATGTAGTACGCCTTGAAATAATCCTTTTTTGTTCACCTGAAGATTTGGCTATTTTTAAATTGCTGTGGTCAAAAACAGAAAAAAGAATTTTAAAAGTCCCCGAAATTATTGAATCAGGGATGAGCCGTTGGCGAGTAGAAAAATTTGCAAACTCAGACATTGAAGTTATTGACAATACCGAAGACGAAATACTCGAAGCTGTAAAAGAGATGCATGAACGAGTAAACGGAACATGGCAAATTTCAAAAGAAGATTTGGAACTACAAAAAAAATTTCATTCACAATTCAAACCTTCTTATCTAAACAGTAAATTTGTCACTCCGATAAGTTCATACTTTCTGCGTAAACACGAAAAGGAATTATTCTAACAATGCACACAGGCAAAACTATTACGCCCATAATTCTCATACAGGCAGCATCCCGGGCATGGAGCGGAGCTCCTGACTGGTGCATGAACGAAACTAACGGTCGTCCTGTTGTAGCTTTGACAATGGAAAGTGCACTTAATCAGTTCCCTGATGCCGACATACGCATAGTTGCGCCCGCCTTTGACAAAGGAGGACGACTTAATGACCTGCCTGCAATATTTCCAAATAAAAAAATTAGTGTCTATTATGGTTTTGATGAAAGTCCGCTTGATAGGATGATTGCAGCGCTTGATGACACTTCAGATGAGGCCCTAATTATACGAGTAGACGGGCTACACTTTGGCTGGCTGCCTGAACATGCTGTTGATATGCTGAGAATAGCAGCGCAGGACAAACTCGACTGCGTAAAAATGCCGGATGATTTTCCCATCCAGCTGACCTCTGACATATACAGATTAAGCAGTTTGAAGAAAGCTTCAACCATGCTTTCAAAGCTGGATGACTCCGGTATTTATAAAGTACATCCCAAATTTTTCATGATCAAAAACACAGCGAAATTCAAATGTGCACGTTATTTAGATCATCCCCCTGTCAGCGATGAATGGCTCAGCAGATGCAGAGAAATAGCTCATGATGTATACATCGAAGGCCGGATGGCTGTCAGTAAAAAGGGTATTAAGGCTGGAGACCAGTTAACTTTCCATTATGAACTTGCCCTTGAGTATATTACGCCTGAAACTGTTATGCTGGACTGTGCATGCGGCCCCGGATACGGCGCGCGAATGCTGGCAGACAAAGCAACATCTGTCATCGCAGCAGATATTGATGAAGATACAATTTTAAAAGCAACGGCTATTAATAAACGGGACAACCTTACATTTCAAACTGCTGATGCAACAAATCTTGAGTTCGCGGACAACACTTTCGACGCAGTTACAAGTTTTGAAACTGTCGAGCATGTTGATCCTGCCCCGTATTTTAAGGAAATGCATCGGGTTCTACGAGCCGGAGGACTCCTTATTTTGAGTACCCCGCAAAACAGCCGCGGGCACATTCCTGTTAACAGCCAGCACTTACGCGAATTTTCCATTGAAGAGATTACAGCGCTGGCTTCCGCGTATTTTACAGTGCAACAGGTAATCGGTATTAAACAGGGCAGGGTTATTTTTCCTGATGATCCTAAAGGTCAAAACACTTTTATGGTCTGCAAAAAACCGGAATAAAAAACATGAAAAAAGTTTTAATTATGATCGGAGCCGGTATTGAAACAATTCCGGCTATAACCAAAGCAAAGGAAATGGGAATCCACGTTGTTGCAACCGACCTGAACCCCGATGCTCCCGGTTTTGCTCATGCTGATGAAGCAGTTATCGGTTGTGTATATACTCCTGAAAAAACAGTTGCTGCTCTAAAGAAATGGGCCGAAAAAGGAGTGAAACCTAACGGAGTAATGTGCGTTGCGGTTGATGCTCCTCACACTGTAGCGGCCGTTGCGAAAATGTTCGGACTACGCGCTGTAAGCACAGAAACAGCTGCGCTGGCAACAGACAAACTTGCAATGAAAGATTGCTTCAAAGCCAAAGGGATTCCTATCCCATGGTATAGTCAAATTTCAAGCGGGTCCGAACTGAAAGAAATATTTTTAGAACGTCAGGAAACACTCGTAATAAAACCTGTAGACAGTAGAGGTGCCCGCGGCGTTTTGCAGCTGGAATATAATTTAGAAAACATGCCGGACTACGATTGGGCTTTTAATTACTCTCAAAACGAATCTCCGACGAATAGAGTTATGGTAGAGAGTTATCTCGACGGTCCGCAAGTCAGCACCGAAGGTTTCGTGGTAGGTGGAAAGAGCTACACTCCAGGATTCTCAGATCGGAATTATGAATTTCTAGATAAATTTGCACCGCATATAATTGAAAACGGAGGACAACTCCCCTCCTTTCTACCGTACGACATTCAAATGGCTGTCAAAGACCTTTCCGGTAAAGCGGCTATTGCTCTCGGTATTAGCCATGGAGTTGCCAAAGGCGACATGGTCGTTCACAACGGCAAACCTTATGTAATCGAAATGGCTGCAAGACTTTCAGGCGGATATTTTTGCTCACACGAAATACCGTGGAACACCGGAGTGGATTTTGTAGGCATAGCAATCAGGCTGGCAATAGGTGAAACACCGAACCCGGAAGAAATGATCCCGTTCTACCAGAAAGGAGTAGCTCAAAGATACCTGTTCCCAAGCGAAGGAATTGTTACAGCCATTGACGGAGTGGATGAAGCTCAAGAAATTGAAGGTATCGAAATGGTTGAGATCAGAACTGAGGTCGGAGCGGTTATCCCTCCCACAACTAACCATCCTGCTCGGGCCGGAGTCATAATCGGTGTTGCAAATACTCGCGAAGAAGCTGTTTCAGCTGTAGAAAAAGCCGTCAACTGCATCAAAATTACTACTGAAAAAAGCTGAAATGAAACTGTTTGCAATATTCCACCTCAACCTGATGTTTTCCTCCATTCCTGAATGTCACAGGCATGAAGTAATCAAGCGGTGCTATTGGCCGTTGCTCAGTCTTATCGAAAAACACGGGTTTCCTTTAGGAATTGAAGCATCCGCAATCACCCTTGAAATAATACAAGATATAGACCCTGCGTGGATCAAAAAATTTCACGACCTGCTTCACTTAGGACAATGTGAATTCATAGGAAGCGGCTACGGTCAGATAATCGGACCTCTTGTGCCCTCTTCCGTAAACAAAGCTAATTTACGCATCGGCAATAAGATTTATAAAGAGATTCTGGGAATTACCCCGAAAATAGCACTGATAAACGAACAAGCTTGGTCAGCTGGCCTTGTCACCCATTATCTGGAAGCCGGATACAAAGGCGTGTTCATGGACTACGATAATCCCGCACGCTTTGCAGAAAATTGGAGCGAGGAAATACAGCATTTCCCACAGCTCGCCATGGGAATAGAGGGCGAATCCATTCCTGTCATCTGGAGCAGATCAATGGTCTTCCAGAAGTTGCAACGATTTGTGCACGGCGAATTAGAATTACCGGAATATCTAAAGTACATCGAAAATATGAATACAGGTGACGGTTGGCTGCCGGTTTATGGTAATGATGCAGAAATTTTCGATTTCAGACCCGGAAGATATAAAACAGAAGCAAATCAACCGGCAGAAAGTGAATGGTCCATTATGCTGACAGCGTTCAATACGCTGCGAGATCGCGGACATAAATTTTATTTGCCTTCAAAAGTTCTGGCAGATCTTAACCGCCCTGAAGCATGCAAAAAATTATATTTAAGTTCAGCAGAACAGCCCGTACCGGTAAAAAAACAACGTAAATACAACCTAACCCGCTGGGCTGTAAGCGGTAGAAACGACTTCTTCATGAATTCTCTTTGCCGCGCGATTGCTGCAGAACTAGAAAATTTCAATCAAGATGATCGATCTTTAGAAGAGAAATGGAAGGAACTCTGCTTTTGCTGGTCCAGCGATTTTCGCACCCACATTACTCAAGAAAGATTTGCAACGGCTACAAGCCGTTTAAATAATCTAGCTAAGTCTATAGGTGCAGAGATTAGAGAACCACTGCTTAGAATTCAAGGAGAACTATCAAACCATAAGGGGCGACTCCTCCATATAAAGACACCACTTTCTGCTGTGACCCTTAATACCGCAAAGGGACTGGCAATACATGAAGCGGCCTTTGCTGACCATGACATGATTCCATCCTTCGGAACGCTCGAACACGGTTATTTCAAAAGTATTGATCTGGGGGCTGACTTTTTCTCAGGTCATTTGATTATGGAAGGAACCGGAAGTCCTAAGGAAACGGATCTTTATAAAGTCTCTCCGTATTTATTTGAAACAGAAGAATATACAAAAATTTCCTGTGCCATGGAGATACATCAGGGCCGTCTAAGCAAAGCAGTCACAATTTATAAAGATAAACAACAGATAGATATACTTTATAAATTTGAATTAAACTCGCCTCCGCAAGGTTTATTGAGGCTTGGACATGTAACACTGATGACCGGACAAATGAAGACTGATGAACTTTTTTATGAAACATCAAATGGCGGTAATCGAGAATTTTTTTCTTTAAAAGACAAATCCTTTGACCATAGCAATAATGTATCTTTTTTGGTATCTTCCTCACAAGCAACGGGTATAACTGACTCAATCTTTGCTATAGGTGATAAAAAAAGAGCTCTTGCTGTGGCCCCTGTTATTAAGGATCATGCATTTATTGCAATGGTTACATCCCTTAAGGCAGAGCCGTCTCCATTTGTGCGAGTTTCTTTTTCCATGCAGGAAATGGATGAGACATGCAGTCAAGATGCATGCAATAATAAGAAATATTTTTTTTCTACGGGATTCAGCATTAAACCATATTCAAAGGTGGGCAGAGCATAAATGTTTAACGATAAATCAATTTTAATTACTGGCGGAACAGGCTCCTTCGGTCAGAAATTTGTTCAGACCGTCCTTAATAGGTATCACCCCAAAAGACTTGTCATTTTCAGTCGGGATGAGCTCAAGCAACATGAGATG
The Desulfovibrio gilichinskyi genome window above contains:
- a CDS encoding glycoside hydrolase; this translates as MKLFAIFHLNLMFSSIPECHRHEVIKRCYWPLLSLIEKHGFPLGIEASAITLEIIQDIDPAWIKKFHDLLHLGQCEFIGSGYGQIIGPLVPSSVNKANLRIGNKIYKEILGITPKIALINEQAWSAGLVTHYLEAGYKGVFMDYDNPARFAENWSEEIQHFPQLAMGIEGESIPVIWSRSMVFQKLQRFVHGELELPEYLKYIENMNTGDGWLPVYGNDAEIFDFRPGRYKTEANQPAESEWSIMLTAFNTLRDRGHKFYLPSKVLADLNRPEACKKLYLSSAEQPVPVKKQRKYNLTRWAVSGRNDFFMNSLCRAIAAELENFNQDDRSLEEKWKELCFCWSSDFRTHITQERFATATSRLNNLAKSIGAEIREPLLRIQGELSNHKGRLLHIKTPLSAVTLNTAKGLAIHEAAFADHDMIPSFGTLEHGYFKSIDLGADFFSGHLIMEGTGSPKETDLYKVSPYLFETEEYTKISCAMEIHQGRLSKAVTIYKDKQQIDILYKFELNSPPQGLLRLGHVTLMTGQMKTDELFYETSNGGNREFFSLKDKSFDHSNNVSFLVSSSQATGITDSIFAIGDKKRALAVAPVIKDHAFIAMVTSLKAEPSPFVRVSFSMQEMDETCSQDACNNKKYFFSTGFSIKPYSKVGRA